The Martelella sp. AD-3 genome includes a region encoding these proteins:
- a CDS encoding glutamine amidotransferase, which translates to MTKKVLLVGESWVTSETHYKGFDQFGSVHYHLGATPLVDALKGSAFELTYMPAHEAADHFPFEMEGLDAYDIIILSDIGANTLLLPPAVWQQSKTVPNRLKLIKAWVEKGGGLLMCGGYFSFQGIDGKARWRRTAVEDVLPVTCLPWDDRVEIPEGTTPDILMADHPMLAGISGEWPVMLGVNEVELRERDDIEIVARLPEDQGGHPLLVTGKAGKGRSAVWTSDIGPHWLSPAFCEWEGYGILWKNILGWLAEKG; encoded by the coding sequence ATGACAAAGAAAGTACTTCTGGTCGGCGAAAGCTGGGTCACCTCCGAAACGCACTACAAGGGGTTCGACCAGTTCGGCAGCGTCCATTACCATCTCGGCGCAACGCCGCTCGTTGATGCGCTGAAGGGCAGCGCGTTCGAACTGACCTATATGCCCGCGCACGAGGCCGCGGACCATTTTCCCTTCGAAATGGAAGGGCTCGATGCCTACGACATCATCATCCTGTCGGACATCGGTGCAAATACGCTGCTTCTGCCGCCGGCCGTCTGGCAGCAGTCAAAGACCGTTCCCAATCGGCTGAAGCTGATCAAGGCCTGGGTCGAAAAGGGCGGCGGACTGCTGATGTGCGGCGGCTATTTCTCCTTCCAGGGCATCGATGGCAAGGCCCGTTGGCGGCGGACCGCCGTCGAGGACGTGTTGCCGGTCACCTGCCTGCCTTGGGACGACCGCGTCGAAATCCCGGAAGGCACGACGCCCGATATTCTGATGGCGGATCATCCTATGCTTGCCGGCATTTCCGGTGAATGGCCGGTCATGCTGGGTGTGAACGAGGTCGAGCTGCGTGAGCGGGACGATATCGAAATCGTCGCCCGCCTGCCGGAAGACCAGGGCGGACATCCGCTGCTGGTAACGGGCAAGGCCGGCAAGGGACGAAGTGCGGTCTGGACCTCGGATATCGGTCCGCACTGGCTGTCGCCGGCCTTCTGCGAATGGGAAGGCTACGGCATTCTTTGGAAGAACATCCTCGGCTGGCTGGCCGAAAAGGGATGA
- a CDS encoding PfkB family carbohydrate kinase: MRAFVIGNAAIDETISVDGLPEPGASILGRIASRDLGGKGTNQAVVMARGGLATTLVSATGGDFRSATIREQLAEEPVDARLVCLGGVSTDFSMVLTTPDGENSIVTTTEAAEALPLEAALDVLGEAAPGDFLVMQGNLGAKTTEALLRTGRERGMVVAFNPSPLRPYFECLWPFIDIAFLNESESLNLTGRTGRDAAEALHAKGIRQAVLTSGTDGAILSTAGGAVIDVPAVKTKAIDTTGAGDTFMGAALASAALRGGALDERAISHAAAASALTVARRGTRRAFPSRDELAEIFAG; the protein is encoded by the coding sequence ATGCGTGCGTTTGTGATCGGCAATGCCGCCATTGATGAAACTATTTCAGTCGATGGACTGCCCGAGCCCGGCGCCTCCATTCTGGGGCGGATCGCCAGCCGCGATCTCGGCGGCAAGGGCACGAACCAGGCCGTCGTAATGGCGCGCGGCGGCCTTGCAACAACGCTGGTTTCGGCCACAGGTGGGGATTTCCGCTCCGCAACCATTCGCGAGCAACTCGCCGAAGAGCCTGTGGACGCCCGGCTTGTCTGCCTCGGCGGCGTTTCGACCGACTTCTCGATGGTGCTGACCACGCCGGATGGGGAGAATTCCATCGTGACCACCACAGAGGCTGCCGAAGCCCTGCCGCTTGAGGCGGCCCTCGACGTCCTGGGCGAAGCGGCGCCAGGCGACTTTCTCGTGATGCAGGGCAATCTCGGCGCGAAGACGACCGAGGCGCTGCTCAGGACCGGCCGCGAACGCGGCATGGTGGTGGCCTTCAATCCGTCTCCGCTCAGGCCGTATTTCGAATGCCTATGGCCCTTCATCGACATTGCCTTTCTCAACGAGAGCGAAAGCTTGAACCTGACCGGAAGGACAGGACGAGACGCCGCCGAAGCGCTCCACGCCAAGGGTATCCGCCAGGCTGTTCTGACATCCGGCACCGACGGCGCTATACTGAGCACGGCCGGGGGCGCCGTCATTGATGTCCCCGCCGTCAAGACGAAAGCCATTGACACCACCGGCGCGGGTGACACCTTCATGGGGGCGGCGTTGGCCTCCGCGGCGCTCAGGGGCGGCGCGCTCGATGAACGCGCCATCTCCCATGCCGCCGCCGCTTCTGCGCTGACCGTGGCCCGGCGTGGAACCCGCCGCGCCTTTCCCAGTCGGGACGAACTTGCCGAAATCTTCGCCGGCTGA
- a CDS encoding BtpA/SgcQ family protein, with protein MQKISSGTSSAIREIFKADKALLGMVHCPPFPGSPRYRGQSIDGIYDACMRDADALIGGGLDGLVIENHGDIPFSKPEDIGHETAAFMSVVTDRIKQATGVPLGINVLANAPIPALAIALAGNASFIRVNQWANAYVANEGFMEGRAGEALRYRSLLRAEHIKVFADSHVKHGAHAITADRTIPEQTRDLAFFDADVVIATGQRTGNAATIEEIDEVRSATDLPLMVGSGVSKDNVVEILARTNGVIVASSLKESGVWWNPVDPERVKAFMDAARPALGRD; from the coding sequence ATGCAGAAAATATCAAGTGGGACTTCAAGCGCCATACGGGAAATATTCAAGGCTGACAAGGCTCTGCTTGGCATGGTCCATTGCCCGCCCTTTCCCGGCTCGCCGCGCTACAGGGGCCAATCGATCGATGGCATCTATGATGCCTGCATGCGCGATGCGGACGCTCTGATCGGCGGCGGGCTCGATGGTCTCGTCATCGAAAACCACGGTGACATCCCGTTTTCCAAACCCGAGGATATCGGCCACGAGACGGCGGCCTTCATGTCGGTCGTGACCGACCGGATCAAGCAGGCGACCGGCGTTCCGTTGGGCATCAATGTGCTTGCCAATGCGCCTATCCCGGCCCTGGCAATCGCGCTTGCGGGCAACGCCAGCTTCATCCGCGTCAACCAGTGGGCCAATGCCTACGTCGCCAATGAAGGCTTCATGGAAGGACGCGCGGGCGAGGCGCTGCGTTACCGTTCGCTGCTGCGCGCCGAGCACATCAAGGTGTTCGCCGACAGCCACGTCAAGCACGGCGCCCATGCCATTACCGCCGACAGAACCATCCCCGAACAAACCCGCGATCTTGCCTTCTTCGACGCCGACGTCGTGATCGCGACCGGACAGCGCACCGGCAATGCGGCGACCATCGAGGAGATCGACGAGGTACGCTCGGCAACCGATCTGCCGCTGATGGTCGGTTCGGGCGTCAGCAAGGACAATGTCGTTGAGATCCTCGCCCGCACCAATGGCGTCATCGTGGCTTCCTCTCTGAAGGAAAGCGGCGTCTGGTGGAACCCGGTTGACCCGGAACGGGTGAAGGCATTCATGGATGCTGCGCGTCCAGCGCTGGGCCGTGATTGA
- a CDS encoding TenA family protein, producing MEKLSDFMLRENRTVFDEMVAHRFVEDIKADALPNAVFERYLVFEGAFVETAISIFAYATAKAETMTDRRWLIGVLDALANHQIAYFERTFAARGITPAGFDLDHPAVARFRDGMLAIARDGGFIDTIAAMFAAEWMYWTWSKQAERQKMSDPLLAEWVSLHTDETFAAQATWLRDRLDAAGETLGERERVHLSGVFGKAMRLEIDFHSAAYAEGSAR from the coding sequence ATGGAAAAGCTCTCCGATTTCATGCTGCGGGAGAACAGGACCGTCTTCGACGAGATGGTCGCCCACCGCTTTGTCGAGGACATCAAGGCCGATGCCCTTCCGAACGCCGTGTTCGAGCGCTATCTCGTTTTCGAAGGCGCTTTCGTCGAGACCGCGATCTCGATTTTCGCCTATGCCACGGCCAAGGCAGAGACCATGACTGACCGGCGGTGGCTGATCGGTGTGCTGGACGCACTTGCCAACCACCAGATCGCCTATTTCGAGCGGACTTTCGCGGCGCGCGGGATCACACCGGCGGGATTTGATCTGGACCATCCGGCGGTGGCGCGGTTCCGCGATGGAATGCTCGCGATCGCCCGTGATGGCGGCTTCATCGACACCATTGCCGCCATGTTCGCGGCCGAATGGATGTACTGGACGTGGTCGAAACAGGCTGAGCGGCAAAAGATGTCCGATCCGCTTCTGGCAGAATGGGTCAGTCTCCACACCGATGAAACCTTTGCGGCACAAGCCACATGGCTGCGGGACCGGCTGGATGCGGCCGGAGAAACGCTGGGTGAACGCGAGCGCGTTCATCTGAGCGGCGTCTTCGGCAAGGCGATGCGGCTGGAAATCGATTTCCACAGTGCTGCCTATGCGGAGGGTTCCGCCCGATGA
- a CDS encoding Zn-dependent hydrolase, with the protein MSRKPEVNSDRFLTRIDDFAAIGATPGGGVNRQALTTGDREARALLTALARARGFSVFQDDIANLFIRMEGKDGALPPLLIGSHLDSQPAGGRFDGALGTLTAFEVLESLADAAFEPARAVEVVAWTNEEGCRFSPGCMGSRAFVEGKIPAAWQELQAVDDASRFDDERLATIEALAPDVGHRALGFPVGAYLELHIEQGPSLENEKIPIGIVTGVQGTRWLEATFEGQTAHAGTTALEYRRDPLKALTAGLAALYATVMPENAGARFTVGRITVTPGSINAIPATASCTIDLRHPEATVLDRLEADVRERLAEAAETESVSASIRKTADMAPVTFAEDVVAALQVAAQKAGFKTLSMVSGAFHDALFMAGHAPSAMIFVPCRDGLSHNEAEFVKTEDSIAGARMFLASVLELLR; encoded by the coding sequence ATGAGCCGAAAACCCGAAGTCAACAGCGACCGCTTTCTGACCCGCATCGACGACTTCGCGGCAATCGGTGCGACGCCGGGCGGAGGCGTCAATCGTCAAGCGCTGACGACGGGCGATCGCGAAGCCCGTGCTTTGCTCACGGCATTGGCCAGGGCGCGTGGCTTCTCTGTCTTTCAGGACGACATCGCCAATCTTTTCATCCGCATGGAGGGAAAGGACGGCGCTCTTCCGCCGCTCCTGATCGGGTCGCATCTCGACAGTCAGCCGGCTGGCGGCCGTTTCGACGGCGCGCTCGGAACGTTGACGGCCTTTGAAGTGCTGGAAAGTCTCGCCGATGCGGCGTTCGAACCGGCCCGGGCGGTCGAGGTGGTGGCTTGGACGAACGAAGAAGGCTGCCGTTTTTCGCCCGGTTGCATGGGATCGCGCGCTTTCGTCGAGGGAAAAATCCCGGCCGCATGGCAGGAACTGCAGGCTGTCGATGATGCTAGCCGCTTCGATGACGAGCGCCTTGCCACTATTGAGGCGCTTGCGCCCGACGTCGGCCACCGCGCGCTTGGATTTCCGGTCGGCGCCTATCTTGAGCTTCATATCGAGCAGGGCCCATCGCTCGAAAACGAGAAGATTCCCATCGGCATTGTCACCGGCGTGCAGGGTACACGCTGGCTGGAGGCAACGTTTGAAGGCCAGACGGCGCATGCCGGCACCACCGCACTGGAATACCGTCGCGATCCTCTGAAGGCATTGACGGCGGGGCTTGCAGCGCTTTACGCAACCGTGATGCCGGAAAACGCCGGGGCCCGCTTCACGGTCGGCCGGATTACGGTGACGCCCGGCAGCATCAATGCCATTCCCGCGACGGCGTCCTGCACGATCGACCTTCGTCATCCCGAAGCCACGGTTCTCGACCGGCTGGAAGCAGATGTCCGGGAACGACTGGCGGAGGCAGCGGAAACGGAGAGTGTCTCCGCCTCCATCCGCAAAACCGCGGATATGGCGCCGGTAACATTTGCGGAAGACGTGGTTGCAGCATTGCAGGTCGCGGCGCAGAAGGCCGGTTTTAAGACCCTTTCGATGGTCTCGGGGGCCTTTCACGACGCGCTGTTCATGGCGGGCCATGCCCCCTCGGCGATGATTTTCGTCCCCTGCCGTGATGGCCTGAGCCATAACGAAGCCGAATTCGTCAAGACCGAAGACAGTATCGCGGGCGCCCGCATGTTCCTGGCGTCGGTACTCGAACTGCTCCGCTAG
- a CDS encoding thioredoxin family protein: MKSIRIYGPGCKRCETTEAMVKDAAEKLGIAAEIEKVSDPRAIALAGVMSTPGISIDGKLVHTGGLPDKAKLEAWLSA, translated from the coding sequence ATGAAATCAATCAGGATTTATGGCCCCGGCTGCAAACGTTGCGAAACGACGGAGGCCATGGTGAAAGACGCCGCCGAGAAGCTCGGCATTGCCGCTGAAATCGAAAAGGTGAGTGATCCGAGGGCAATAGCGCTGGCGGGCGTGATGTCGACACCGGGCATATCGATTGACGGCAAGCTCGTGCACACGGGAGGACTGCCGGACAAGGCCAAACTCGAAGCCTGGCTGTCTGCATAG
- a CDS encoding permease, which produces MHGLKSGQRGSSLLWYLGIAGASVIWWLAYGQLIAFSEWATTLLPVDRQSHTGEAIAFFFYDVPKVLLLLTGIVFVTGVLRSWFSPERTRALLAGRRRIFGYPMAAALGVLTPFCSCSSVPLFIGFVSAGIPLGVTFAFLIAGPMVGPVGLGLLYGLVGWKIATIYLVFGFTIATIAGWVLGKMRLERYLQQWVRDLNAGPAADIPTERIDFVDRLKIGVEQVREIVGKVWIWVVVGISIGALIHGYVPEALMLRVMGGEAWWSVPAAVIVGVPMYTNAAGVIPIVEALLGKGAALGTTLAFMMSVIALSLPEMIILKQVLTYRLIAVFIAVVSAGILATGFLFNLIL; this is translated from the coding sequence ATGCATGGGCTTAAATCCGGGCAAAGAGGTTCCTCCTTGCTCTGGTATCTCGGTATCGCGGGAGCCTCCGTGATCTGGTGGCTGGCCTATGGTCAACTGATCGCCTTTTCCGAATGGGCCACCACTCTTCTCCCGGTCGACCGACAAAGCCACACGGGCGAAGCAATTGCCTTCTTCTTCTATGATGTCCCCAAAGTACTTCTGCTCCTGACCGGCATCGTGTTTGTCACCGGCGTGTTGCGCAGCTGGTTCAGCCCGGAAAGAACCCGCGCGTTGCTGGCCGGAAGACGCCGGATTTTCGGCTACCCCATGGCCGCCGCACTCGGCGTTCTCACGCCATTCTGCTCCTGTTCCTCCGTACCGCTTTTCATCGGCTTCGTTTCAGCCGGGATCCCGCTTGGCGTCACTTTCGCCTTCCTGATTGCCGGCCCGATGGTCGGACCTGTCGGACTTGGGCTGCTTTACGGCCTCGTCGGCTGGAAAATTGCGACGATCTATCTCGTCTTCGGCTTCACCATCGCCACGATCGCCGGCTGGGTTCTCGGGAAAATGAGGCTGGAACGTTACCTTCAGCAATGGGTGCGTGACCTCAACGCGGGACCGGCAGCCGACATCCCCACCGAACGGATCGATTTTGTCGACCGGCTCAAGATTGGCGTCGAACAGGTCCGGGAGATAGTCGGCAAGGTCTGGATCTGGGTCGTGGTCGGCATTTCCATCGGAGCGCTTATTCACGGTTATGTTCCTGAAGCGCTCATGCTCCGGGTCATGGGCGGCGAGGCTTGGTGGTCCGTTCCGGCTGCCGTCATCGTCGGCGTGCCGATGTACACCAATGCCGCGGGAGTCATCCCGATCGTCGAAGCCCTTCTGGGCAAGGGCGCCGCCCTTGGCACGACGCTTGCCTTCATGATGTCGGTCATTGCGCTTTCCCTGCCCGAGATGATCATCCTCAAGCAGGTGCTGACCTACCGGCTGATCGCGGTTTTCATTGCGGTCGTTTCCGCCGGCATCCTGGCCACGGGCTTCTTGTTCAACCTCATCCTCTGA
- a CDS encoding helix-turn-helix transcriptional regulator — MQELLDAISDPTRRAALAVLWNDQEHCVCELMARLGATQSRMSRHMKVLRDAGLVRDRRDAQWVRYRRNPELAPELVAVIEAVLVAEQMQKRESA, encoded by the coding sequence ATGCAAGAGCTACTGGACGCCATCTCCGATCCGACACGCAGAGCGGCCCTTGCCGTGCTCTGGAATGATCAGGAACACTGCGTGTGCGAACTGATGGCACGGCTGGGGGCCACTCAAAGCCGGATGTCGCGGCACATGAAAGTGCTGCGCGATGCCGGGCTCGTCCGGGATCGGCGCGACGCGCAATGGGTGCGTTACCGCCGCAATCCGGAGTTGGCGCCCGAACTGGTGGCTGTGATCGAGGCGGTTCTGGTCGCCGAACAGATGCAGAAGAGAGAGAGCGCATGA
- a CDS encoding dihydroxyacetone kinase subunit DhaK, whose amino-acid sequence MLGGGTGKVFASPSAEQMADAIREVDAGAGVLCLYGNCGGDVMNFDMAAETVEFDDIRTTAHAVADDVASAPAEEAEKRRGVAGMIYAFKIAGAAAERMDDLDEVTRLAVKASGAVRSIIVKRGELYRPYGVSA is encoded by the coding sequence TTGCTCGGCGGAGGGACTGGCAAGGTCTTTGCCAGTCCCTCCGCCGAGCAGATGGCCGACGCGATCCGCGAAGTCGATGCAGGGGCGGGGGTTCTCTGCCTCTACGGGAATTGCGGCGGCGACGTCATGAATTTTGACATGGCCGCCGAGACGGTCGAGTTCGACGACATCCGTACCACCGCCCATGCGGTGGCCGACGATGTGGCCTCGGCCCCGGCGGAGGAGGCCGAGAAGCGACGCGGCGTAGCAGGCATGATCTATGCCTTCAAGATCGCGGGCGCTGCGGCGGAGCGGATGGACGACCTCGATGAGGTCACGCGGCTCGCCGTCAAGGCCTCGGGCGCGGTGCGTTCGATAATCGTCAAACGAGGAGAGCTTTACAGACCCTATGGGGTGTCCGCTTGA
- a CDS encoding HpcH/HpaI aldolase/citrate lyase family protein translates to MSNALKERIARGEIVTAAWIDTGSPEVCEIVVNAGWDVVVIDCEHGAAPLEDGLSLIRAVQAAGGEAVLRVPDGSDTTLKRALDRGARSILVPMVNSVEQAKSIVHSCFYPPRGGRGYAAPIVRASHYGRWTDYAKEAHDDLLLMVQCEHIDAVAHVAEIGAIDGIDMVFVGPNDLSGSIGLLEQLDHPDLLKCKEEVERAGRESGVKLGTILGGGRNYSQIRDAGYSFIVGPADVGLLYDAARAARIEMADDLDLVADAGGAARDY, encoded by the coding sequence ATGAGTAATGCCCTGAAGGAACGGATCGCAAGGGGCGAGATCGTGACCGCCGCGTGGATCGATACCGGATCGCCGGAGGTTTGCGAGATCGTGGTCAACGCCGGCTGGGACGTGGTGGTCATCGACTGCGAGCACGGTGCGGCGCCACTCGAGGATGGGCTGAGCCTCATCCGTGCGGTGCAGGCGGCGGGCGGCGAAGCGGTGCTGCGCGTGCCCGACGGCAGCGATACGACTTTGAAGCGCGCACTGGACCGCGGCGCTCGCTCGATCCTCGTGCCAATGGTCAATTCGGTGGAGCAGGCCAAGAGTATCGTGCATTCGTGCTTTTACCCGCCAAGGGGCGGGCGGGGCTATGCCGCGCCCATCGTGCGCGCCTCGCATTACGGCCGCTGGACCGACTACGCGAAGGAGGCGCATGACGACCTGCTGCTGATGGTGCAGTGCGAGCATATCGATGCGGTCGCTCACGTCGCCGAGATCGGTGCGATCGATGGGATCGATATGGTCTTCGTCGGGCCGAATGACCTGTCTGGGTCCATCGGCCTTCTGGAACAGCTCGATCATCCTGATCTTCTCAAGTGCAAGGAAGAAGTCGAGCGTGCTGGTCGCGAAAGCGGCGTGAAGCTTGGTACGATCTTGGGAGGCGGGCGGAATTACAGCCAAATCCGGGACGCGGGATACAGCTTCATCGTGGGACCGGCCGATGTGGGGCTGCTCTATGATGCCGCGCGGGCCGCGCGTATTGAGATGGCGGACGATCTCGACCTTGTTGCTGATGCCGGGGGAGCGGCGCGCGACTACTGA
- a CDS encoding tripartite tricarboxylate transporter permease, which translates to MNILRGLTDPTLLATIAVCTLYGALVGALPGLSATMAVALLVPFTFYMDPVTAVAAIVATTTTGIFAGDISGALLRIPGTPASAAYVADSATIAERGQPRTALFVSLFAGVCGGIIGVGALALAAPLLADFSKNFSSDEMFWLAALGLSCAVFVADAPPAKTFASLFIGLAVACVGIDIAVGEPRYTFGLYDLFDGVEFISAMIGFFALTELFKAAAVRRDPAARIQTQKMEPLGEAIGNALREIQARWKNIARSGPMGVLIGVLPGAGADVAAWIAYAVSRKFSRTPEKYGHGHAEGLVDGGAANNAAVSGAWTPALVFGIPGDSVTAIAIGVLMMKGLNPGPDIFERSGEIVYTLFGAFLMANIFMIFTGGIAILMASQLLRMPKHMLMPLVLALSLIGGFAVLNSVFSIWIILVLGFLGYAMILGGLPIAPAILGVVLGPVVEQNFMTSMIKSQGALMPLFDRNISMVLGGATILIWSLCLYRAIRTILKPNEINDAKDDIS; encoded by the coding sequence ATGAACATCTTGAGGGGGCTGACCGACCCCACACTTCTGGCAACCATCGCTGTTTGCACGCTCTACGGTGCTCTGGTTGGCGCGCTGCCGGGGCTCTCGGCGACGATGGCGGTGGCGCTTCTGGTGCCGTTTACGTTCTACATGGATCCGGTGACAGCGGTGGCGGCAATCGTGGCCACGACCACAACGGGCATCTTTGCAGGCGATATAAGCGGCGCGCTTTTGCGAATACCTGGTACGCCGGCTTCCGCCGCCTATGTCGCCGACAGCGCGACCATCGCGGAGCGGGGACAGCCGCGTACGGCGCTGTTCGTGTCGCTTTTTGCCGGCGTCTGCGGTGGGATCATCGGGGTCGGCGCATTGGCGTTGGCTGCACCGCTCCTGGCGGATTTTTCCAAGAACTTTTCGAGCGACGAGATGTTCTGGCTCGCTGCCCTCGGCCTCAGCTGTGCCGTTTTCGTGGCCGATGCGCCGCCCGCCAAGACCTTTGCGAGCTTGTTCATCGGCCTTGCCGTCGCTTGCGTAGGCATCGATATCGCGGTGGGCGAGCCGCGCTATACATTCGGTCTTTACGATCTGTTCGACGGGGTGGAGTTCATCTCGGCCATGATCGGGTTCTTCGCGTTGACCGAGTTGTTCAAGGCAGCGGCGGTGCGGCGCGACCCGGCGGCCAGGATCCAAACACAGAAGATGGAACCGCTGGGTGAGGCCATCGGCAACGCACTGCGCGAAATTCAGGCACGATGGAAGAACATCGCGCGATCGGGTCCCATGGGTGTGTTAATCGGCGTACTGCCGGGCGCGGGCGCGGATGTTGCTGCGTGGATCGCCTATGCGGTGTCCCGGAAGTTCTCACGCACGCCAGAGAAATACGGGCACGGCCATGCCGAGGGACTGGTCGACGGGGGGGCCGCCAATAACGCGGCCGTCAGCGGCGCATGGACGCCCGCGCTGGTCTTCGGGATACCGGGCGACAGCGTGACGGCCATCGCCATTGGCGTGCTGATGATGAAGGGCCTCAACCCTGGCCCGGACATCTTCGAGCGCAGTGGCGAGATCGTCTACACTCTTTTCGGGGCATTCCTGATGGCGAACATATTTATGATTTTCACCGGAGGCATCGCGATCCTGATGGCGAGCCAGCTTCTTCGAATGCCCAAGCACATGCTGATGCCGTTGGTGCTGGCGCTTTCGCTGATCGGGGGATTTGCAGTCCTGAACTCGGTCTTCTCGATCTGGATCATCTTGGTCTTGGGTTTTCTGGGTTATGCGATGATCCTGGGCGGCCTGCCCATCGCGCCGGCAATCCTCGGCGTCGTTTTGGGCCCGGTGGTCGAACAGAATTTCATGACCTCGATGATCAAATCGCAAGGGGCGCTAATGCCGCTATTCGATCGCAACATTTCCATGGTGTTGGGGGGCGCGACGATCTTGATATGGTCGCTCTGCCTCTATCGCGCGATCCGCACCATCCTCAAACCCAATGAAATCAATGACGCAAAGGACGACATCTCATGA
- a CDS encoding tripartite tricarboxylate transporter TctB family protein, with amino-acid sequence MTKIRVTSDFVTGGALVLAGSAMYLGARGFSAPPTMSYGAGFFPKIVAGGMAISGLLIVLADFRARLSKQAAFDVRGAGRVALLAAMIAAYALALNPLGFHLATVCLLFLVTRFYGGGWISAGVLSVAATLILHFVFYSVMRVSLPWGVMLPFAW; translated from the coding sequence ATGACTAAAATTCGCGTGACCAGCGATTTCGTGACAGGCGGGGCCCTGGTTCTTGCTGGCTCCGCCATGTATCTGGGCGCGCGCGGGTTCTCCGCGCCGCCCACCATGAGCTACGGCGCGGGGTTCTTTCCGAAGATCGTAGCCGGGGGCATGGCGATTTCCGGCTTGCTGATCGTACTGGCCGATTTTCGCGCGCGGCTGAGTAAGCAGGCCGCGTTTGATGTACGCGGGGCGGGGAGGGTCGCCCTGCTGGCCGCAATGATCGCGGCCTATGCGCTGGCGCTCAATCCGCTCGGCTTTCATCTGGCGACGGTCTGCCTTCTCTTCCTGGTGACGCGGTTTTACGGCGGCGGGTGGATCTCGGCGGGTGTGCTGTCAGTCGCGGCGACGCTGATCCTGCATTTCGTCTTCTATTCGGTGATGCGCGTCTCGCTCCCCTGGGGTGTGATGTTGCCCTTCGCGTGGTGA
- a CDS encoding tripartite tricarboxylate transporter substrate binding protein: MNKAIFSAAILAATGFGHAAVAQDCNWVPERPVNVIVPWGAGGTTDANARQLATALQERFGVPFNVVNRTGGNGVTGHTAISRARPDGYTIGAATVEIDTMHWFGLTDLTYEDITPIALMNMPAAGVIVNADSPFDSLTELLDYARENPGELTASGTALGGIWHLALAGMLEAEGMDPQAIRWVPSQGSASALQELLAHGVDMVTPSLEEGKSLIDSGEVRALAYMSDTPSQAFPDVPLTADELESGWTLAAFTSISGPKDLPENITCSYEAALEEIVASDRWAEFRASLGAPVVWGDAAQLRSVMEAYDESLGATIEAIGMKKND, encoded by the coding sequence ATGAACAAAGCGATTTTCTCCGCCGCGATCCTCGCGGCTACCGGGTTCGGCCATGCGGCCGTTGCGCAGGACTGCAACTGGGTGCCCGAGCGCCCGGTGAACGTCATCGTGCCGTGGGGCGCGGGCGGAACGACCGACGCCAATGCGCGCCAGCTCGCGACAGCCTTGCAGGAACGGTTCGGCGTTCCCTTCAATGTGGTAAACCGCACCGGCGGCAACGGCGTAACAGGTCATACTGCGATCTCGCGCGCGCGGCCCGACGGCTATACGATCGGCGCGGCGACGGTCGAGATCGATACGATGCATTGGTTCGGGTTGACGGATCTGACCTATGAGGACATCACGCCCATCGCACTGATGAACATGCCGGCGGCGGGTGTCATCGTGAACGCTGATAGCCCGTTCGACAGCCTGACGGAGCTTTTGGATTACGCGCGCGAAAATCCGGGTGAGTTGACCGCATCGGGCACTGCTCTGGGTGGGATATGGCATCTGGCGCTCGCGGGAATGCTTGAGGCCGAGGGCATGGATCCTCAGGCGATCCGCTGGGTCCCCTCGCAGGGCTCGGCGAGCGCGTTGCAGGAACTGTTGGCGCACGGTGTCGACATGGTGACGCCTTCGCTGGAAGAGGGTAAGTCGCTGATCGATTCGGGTGAAGTGCGGGCGCTGGCCTATATGAGCGACACGCCGAGCCAGGCGTTTCCGGACGTACCGCTGACGGCTGACGAACTCGAGAGCGGATGGACGCTGGCGGCTTTCACCAGCATCTCGGGGCCGAAGGATCTGCCCGAGAACATCACCTGCAGTTATGAGGCCGCTCTGGAGGAAATCGTGGCGTCGGATCGCTGGGCCGAATTCCGTGCGAGTCTCGGCGCGCCGGTCGTCTGGGGCGATGCCGCACAATTGAGATCGGTGATGGAGGCCTACGACGAGAGCCTGGGAGCCACGATTGAGGCCATCGGCATGAAGAAAAATGACTAA